Part of the Chloracidobacterium thermophilum B genome is shown below.
GATGCCGGGCAACTTGCGCCGGTGCAAAAAGACCGTAGTATTTCAGCGGGCAGAAACGGAGAGGCGCAGCGTGTTGTTCAAAGGAATGCCGACATACTGGGTGGGGCTTGGGCTTTTGTTCCCAACTGTGCTGGGGACAACTGGGAAGGCAGCAGGGCGCCCGGCGGCGGTGCCGACGATGCCACTTGCTCCAAAGGCACAAACGCCCAGCGAACATCTACAGGATATGAAAACGCGGCAGCAGATTGACCGCGAGGAACGTTCCCTGCGCGATCTGCGGGAAGCCGGCCGCGCCCTCGAAACGCTGACCCGCCGCCTGGCCAAACGCTTCGATGCCGTGCCCAAAGGGACGCGCCCACAACTGTCGAAGCAGGACCTCGAAGACCTCAAGCAGGTCGAGAAACTGGCCAAGCGCGTGCGCGACCTTCAGGGCGCCCGGGGGGATGGCGAAGACGCCACGCCCCTGCCAGGTGATTTCAGCGAACAGATCGCGCTGCTGGCGCAACTGGGCACGGAAGTTCGGCAGCAATCCGAACAGGTTTCACGCCATACGGTCTCCGTCGGCATCCTCGCGCGAACGACGCGCCTCCTGCGTCTGTCGCGCGTGCTGCGCGCAACCGATCTCTGAAGCCGGCCCGTTCGTCCCCGTACGTTCCAGCCCGTCCAAAGTCCAATGCAGTGAGGTGTGCAGGTGTCAAACGACCGTGGTCTCCGCTTCCCGGAACGTCGCCGCTGGCTGCAAACCTGGCTGGCCGCCTGCGGGGTTGGACTGGGTTGTGCCCTGGGCGGCCGCCCGCTTCTGGCGCAACGGCCCACATCCCCTGAAGAAGAAGACACCCTGCGCCTGACGACGGAACTGGTTCTTGTCAATGTCACCGTCATGGACGGTCAGGGGAAGTACGTCCGTGGACTGCGCGTGGAGGATTTCAGCCTCCTTCAGGACGGTGTTCCGCAGCGCATCGAGCATTTCAGCGCCGATGACGCTCCCTTCTGTGCCGCCGTGATGCTTGACACCAGCGACAGCATGCGCACGAAGCTGCGGAGAGCCTGCGCGGCAGCCGCGCATTTCCAGTCCCTGGTTCGTACAAATGACGCCGTGGCCATCTATGCCTTTGGCAGCGACATTGAGCGGCTCCAGGAATTTTCTTCGTCACCGACCGTTACCCCACGGGTGTGGCGCCTGCGCGCGCGTGGGAAAACCCGCCTTTACGACGGGCTGCGCGCCGTCATTGAGGCACTCGATGCCCGTCCCGAGCAGCGGCGGGCCATTCTGCTCATTTCCGACGGAGCCGACACCGCCAGCGAAACCCGCGCACCGGCCGTCGTGCGCACGGCGGCTCAGGCGGACGTGCTGGTGTATGCCGTTGACCTCCAGAATGCCAACTTTCCGGGGCGGACTCCCGAACAGGCGCGACACGCGGAATGGCTGGCGGAACTGGCGGCGGCCACCGGAGGGCGCTACATCAGGTCTCCCGGCGGCGCGCATCTGGAAATCCGCTTTCAGGAAGTCGTCGAGGAACTGCGCGCCCAATATACGCTGGGCTTTTACCCGCCGCAGGGCTACGACGGGCAGCCGCACACGATTCGCGTCACCGTGCGCCGCCCGCGCGTCACATGGCGTGCGCGGACAAGCTACACCTGACCACATTTCCATCATCACCCCCGTGCAGCACCTGCTTTTTACGCACACCGGCACGAATGTTGAGTTTCTGCTGGCGCTACCGGCAATACAGGCCGCCCGGCGACACTTCGACGGGACGCAGATTTGGCTGGCAGCGCCGGACCGGGCCTGCGAACTGGCGCGGCTGGCAGACTGCACCGACACAACCCTGGCGCTGGGGCCAGCGCTTTCGACTATCACTCAACCATCGGTCTTCAAGAGCCTGCGCGCCATTGCAGCCCTGCGCGAGCAGACCTTTGACGCGGTGGTGAGCCTCACCGGGGCGTTTCTGGAACATGCCAGTGCCATGCTGTTGCGTGCCCGGCGGCGGCTCGTGCTTCAGGCCGGTAACGCGCGCCCCCGTCGCCACTTCACCGATGCGGCGGCGGAGCTTGTTGCCCGGCTTGGCGTTCCCAAAACGGCACCAGTTCCGCATCTGCGGCTCCCGCCAGCCGTGCGCGCCGCCGAACAGCAAAAACTTGCCCGGCTCGGCTGGCGTGACGACCGGCTCACCATTGCCCTGCACCCGACCGTCGGCTTTGCTCCCCAGGTCTGGCCCAGCGAGCAGTTTCCGCCTCTGGCCGTCCGTCTCGCCGCCGAGTATGACGCGCAACTGCTGGTCATTGAGACCGAAGAAGAAACCGGTCTGACCGAGCGGCAGCGTGCCGCCTGGAAACAGCACCGGCTTGCGCCCCTCTTTCTGCGCCGTCCCAGCCTGGCGTTACTCGCTGTCGCTTTGGCGCAAGCCTCAGTGATTGTGGGGAGCAATCGGCTGCCGGTTCACCTGGCCGCCGCCGTTCAAACACCCGGCGTGGTCATCATGGATGGCACGTCAGATTCCGGCTGGCTGGCTCCCCGCCACCGGCACAGCCGGTTGCTCTATGCCCAACCATCGCGTCCGGCCACGGTGGATGACGTGTTTGGACTCGTGTGCCAAGTGATGGCGGCCAGTCGGACCGCCGCGTTGTTCACTTCGGACGACTGACCGCTTCACCATCGCGGGGACAGTTCAAAACCGGTGGACGTTGCTTTTTGCCGCGGCTGGCCTTACTTCAGCAGATTGACGAGTTCCTGCACGGCCGCGGCTGACTTTTTGAGCGCCGCCGCTTCGTCTTCCGTCAGCTTGATCTCAATGATCTGCTCGACTCCACCCCGGCCGAGCTTGACCGGAACGCCGATAAACAGCCCGTCGATCCCATATTCGCCCTGAAGCAGCGCCGCGCAGGGCAGGATTTTTTTCTTGTCCTTGATAATAGCCTCGACCATTTCGACCGTTGCCGAAGCGGGCGCATACCAGGCTGACGTTCCCAGCAGCTTGACGATTTCCGCCCCGCCATGGCGTGTCCGCTCGACTATCGCCGCAATGGTGTCTTCCGGGAGCAGTTCAGGAATGGGAATCCCGGCGCAGGTCGAGTAACGCGGCAGCGGCACCATGGTGTCGCCGTGGCCGCCCAGCACAAAGGCCGTAATGTTTTCCACCGAAACCTGAAGCGCGTCGGCGAGAAAGTAGCGCATCCGGGCTGAATCCAGCACGCCAGCCATGCCCACGACGCGCTCCCGTGGAAACCCTGACACCCGATGCGCCACCGTGCACATGGCGTCCAGCGGGTTGGCGACGACGACCAGAATGGCGTTGGGTGAACGGGGCGCGACCTGTTCCGTCACACTGGCCACAATCTTCTGGTTGATCTCCACCAGGTCGTCGCGGCTCATACCGGGCTTGCGTGGCGCGCCGGAAGTGATGACGACCACATCGGAATCCTTGGTTTCATCGTAGCCATTGGTTCCGGTCACAAGTGCATCGTAGCCTTCAACCGGCGCCATTTCGTTCAAATCCAACCCTTTCCCCTGGGGCAGCCCCTCGACGATGTCCACCAGAACAACATTCCCCAACTCCTTGAGTACAAGCAGTTCGGCAACCGTCGCGCCAACGTTGCCAGCCCCGACAACAGTGATCTTTTTGCGTCCCATGATGACCTTCCTCAGACCGGGAAAATGAATGTGGCGAGCCACAGCCCACCGCGCGCCGAGCCTAGCGCAACTCCCGGCGGGTTTTCACGCGCTTTGTGCGTTGGCACACACTCACTCCAAAACACCGGAACCGGAAGCTGTGGCTGGACGAACCTTCCGCCCATCCGTCATGCTCGGTTGCCGGTTGTGGTTCACCCCAGGGCGTGGCCACGCCATCTTCCCTGTCTGTTCACGATGTCTGATGCTTGCTGAAGAATCCGTACAACTGGAAAAGCACGCCGGGCTGGCCGTTGTGACGCTCAACCGGCCACAGGTCATCAACGTCCTGACGACGGACATGCTGCGGCGGCTCGATGCGTTCCTCGATGAAGTTGCTGCCGACGAACAGCTCCACACCCTGGTACTCCGTGGGGCCGGCGCGCGCGGTTTCTGCGCCGGCGCTGATGTGAAATGGCTGCGGCAGTGCGTTCTGGAGGGTCAGCCGGAACGCGGAGATGAGTTCTTTGCTGTTGAATACGCCCTTGACCTGCGGTTGCACCGGTTTCCAAAACCCATCGTGGCGCTGATGGAAGGCGTCACGATGGGCGGCGGGCTGGGACTGGCCATCGGGGCGCGCTACCGGATCGCCACGCCAACCACCCGCCTGGCCATGCCGGAAGTCCACATCGGCTTTTTCCCGGATGTCGGAGCAAGTTGGTTTCTCAACCAGCTTCCCGGCGCATGGGGGCGGTATCTTGCCCTGACCGGCGAGAGCATTGACGGCGCAACAGCACAGGCGCTCGGTCTGGCAACCCACTACCTGGACAGGCTGCCAACCGCTGAACTGATGGAACGCCTGCAGGCCAATCCCGACCCATCCTGGCTGGATGTGCTCAGCCAGCCGGACCGGACGACGGTCGTCCATGACGACTGGGTAGCCACGCACTTTGGTCAGCCTTCACTCGAAGCCATCCGGTCCTCGCTCGAAGCTGCCGCCGACGAACGCTCACAGAAAGCGGCCCAGGCACTGCGGGCCGCCTCGCCCTACAGCCTGGCGCTCGCCTGGCATCTGCTCAGTACAGAACCGCCAACGTCCCTTGAGGAAGCCTTTGCCCGGGAAGCTGCGTTGGCCCGGCAGGCCATCCGGCACCCGGATTACGCTGAGGGCGTCCGGGCGCGGCTCGTGGACAAAGACTTCCGCCCCCGGTGGCAAGCCGGGAACACCTGAAAAAAAGACCCCTTTTCCCTGAACAGAGCACAAGGGAAAGAGGCCGTCGCTGGGCGGGAACGTGGAAAAGGTGAAACGGTACAGGGCCGCCGGGGGTCGGCCCGTTCCCGTCCACACCAGCCGGCGTCGTCAGACGACGCTCAGCAAGTGTCCCATTTTTTCCTTTTT
Proteins encoded:
- the mdh gene encoding malate dehydrogenase, whose product is MGRKKITVVGAGNVGATVAELLVLKELGNVVLVDIVEGLPQGKGLDLNEMAPVEGYDALVTGTNGYDETKDSDVVVITSGAPRKPGMSRDDLVEINQKIVASVTEQVAPRSPNAILVVVANPLDAMCTVAHRVSGFPRERVVGMAGVLDSARMRYFLADALQVSVENITAFVLGGHGDTMVPLPRYSTCAGIPIPELLPEDTIAAIVERTRHGGAEIVKLLGTSAWYAPASATVEMVEAIIKDKKKILPCAALLQGEYGIDGLFIGVPVKLGRGGVEQIIEIKLTEDEAAALKKSAAAVQELVNLLK
- a CDS encoding glycosyltransferase family 9 protein is translated as MQHLLFTHTGTNVEFLLALPAIQAARRHFDGTQIWLAAPDRACELARLADCTDTTLALGPALSTITQPSVFKSLRAIAALREQTFDAVVSLTGAFLEHASAMLLRARRRLVLQAGNARPRRHFTDAAAELVARLGVPKTAPVPHLRLPPAVRAAEQQKLARLGWRDDRLTIALHPTVGFAPQVWPSEQFPPLAVRLAAEYDAQLLVIETEEETGLTERQRAAWKQHRLAPLFLRRPSLALLAVALAQASVIVGSNRLPVHLAAAVQTPGVVIMDGTSDSGWLAPRHRHSRLLYAQPSRPATVDDVFGLVCQVMAASRTAALFTSDD
- a CDS encoding enoyl-CoA hydratase/isomerase family protein, which encodes MLAEESVQLEKHAGLAVVTLNRPQVINVLTTDMLRRLDAFLDEVAADEQLHTLVLRGAGARGFCAGADVKWLRQCVLEGQPERGDEFFAVEYALDLRLHRFPKPIVALMEGVTMGGGLGLAIGARYRIATPTTRLAMPEVHIGFFPDVGASWFLNQLPGAWGRYLALTGESIDGATAQALGLATHYLDRLPTAELMERLQANPDPSWLDVLSQPDRTTVVHDDWVATHFGQPSLEAIRSSLEAAADERSQKAAQALRAASPYSLALAWHLLSTEPPTSLEEAFAREAALARQAIRHPDYAEGVRARLVDKDFRPRWQAGNT
- a CDS encoding VWA domain-containing protein; the protein is MSNDRGLRFPERRRWLQTWLAACGVGLGCALGGRPLLAQRPTSPEEEDTLRLTTELVLVNVTVMDGQGKYVRGLRVEDFSLLQDGVPQRIEHFSADDAPFCAAVMLDTSDSMRTKLRRACAAAAHFQSLVRTNDAVAIYAFGSDIERLQEFSSSPTVTPRVWRLRARGKTRLYDGLRAVIEALDARPEQRRAILLISDGADTASETRAPAVVRTAAQADVLVYAVDLQNANFPGRTPEQARHAEWLAELAAATGGRYIRSPGGAHLEIRFQEVVEELRAQYTLGFYPPQGYDGQPHTIRVTVRRPRVTWRARTSYT